Proteins encoded within one genomic window of Syntrophorhabdales bacterium:
- a CDS encoding alpha/beta fold hydrolase, which yields VVSAGGADEVRALPNRQEGAFVVRDFKFQSGDVLPELKLGYTTIGTPKRDSSGAITNGVLLLHGTTGTGANWLAPSFTETLFREGQSLDAGKYYLILVDGIGLGRSAKPSDGLKTKFPSYGYRDMVDAQYRLVTEGLGIKHLRLVLGTSMGGMHAWLWAERYPDMTDGVVALTSQPVEISGRNLLWRRVIIEAIRNDPDWQEGNYTKPPTRFAFAVPVFTIMIDSAAHLQELAPTREKALAYYDQMVQSAKRLDANDFLYRWEASADYNPEPDLGKIKAKVLAINFSDDLLNPAELNVMERAMKEVKKGTSVLIAPKEKSLGHQNQSQGAVWGPYVADFLKTLP from the coding sequence GTTGTGTCTGCAGGTGGGGCGGATGAAGTGCGCGCACTGCCGAACCGGCAGGAAGGCGCGTTCGTTGTGCGGGATTTCAAATTCCAAAGCGGTGACGTGCTTCCGGAATTGAAACTGGGCTATACCACCATAGGGACTCCAAAACGGGATTCGTCGGGCGCTATAACCAATGGTGTGTTGCTGTTGCACGGCACCACAGGGACGGGCGCAAACTGGCTCGCGCCTTCCTTTACCGAGACTCTTTTCCGGGAAGGGCAGTCGTTGGATGCTGGTAAATATTATCTCATCCTTGTGGATGGCATAGGATTGGGCCGGTCTGCCAAGCCGAGTGACGGGCTTAAAACAAAGTTCCCTAGTTACGGGTACCGTGACATGGTAGATGCCCAATACAGGCTTGTGACTGAAGGACTCGGGATAAAACATCTCCGTCTCGTGCTGGGCACGTCCATGGGCGGCATGCACGCCTGGCTCTGGGCGGAGCGGTATCCCGATATGACGGACGGTGTAGTTGCCCTCACGAGCCAGCCTGTGGAAATCTCCGGGAGGAACCTTCTCTGGAGGCGAGTCATTATCGAAGCAATTCGTAATGACCCTGACTGGCAAGAAGGGAATTACACGAAACCTCCAACCAGGTTTGCCTTCGCGGTCCCGGTCTTCACTATTATGATAGACAGCGCAGCCCACTTGCAGGAATTGGCGCCGACTCGCGAGAAGGCCCTGGCTTATTATGATCAGATGGTTCAGAGCGCAAAACGCCTCGACGCAAATGATTTTCTGTATCGCTGGGAAGCCTCAGCCGATTATAACCCTGAACCTGATCTCGGCAAAATCAAAGCAAAAGTGCTTGCCATCAACTTCAGCGATGATTTGCTCAATCCCGCCGAACTCAACGTAATGGAACGCGCTATGAAAGAAGTTAAGAAGGGCACGTCAGTGCTGATTGCGCCTAAAGAAAAAAGTTTAGGCCACCAGAACCAGTCACAGGGCGCCGTATGGGGGCCTTATGTGGCTGACTTTTTGAAGACGCTGCCCTGA
- a CDS encoding aldo/keto reductase, which yields MALPKRELGHTGVQVSILGLGGEGILRTFGREKEAHQMINAAIDLGITYFESARAYSGSESYYGGALQDRREEIFLASKSHARDKEGAFAHLRQTLNAMKTDYLDLWQIHDVRTEEEMEEIFGPDGALQAFVEAKRNGDVRFIGITGHYDPSVLRRCLQKFHFDTVLMPVNAAEPHDQSFLTEVIPVAVAKHMGIIGMKAYFRGLAQRIPWYSGMERFFRFALTQPVTSVVIGCDNLMQLSDNAEMARKFLPMSDKEMTELIDALAPFARQLMYYKP from the coding sequence ATGGCGCTCCCAAAGAGAGAACTCGGTCACACCGGGGTCCAGGTGAGCATACTGGGTCTCGGCGGAGAAGGTATCCTTCGCACCTTCGGACGGGAGAAAGAGGCGCACCAGATGATCAACGCTGCCATTGATCTCGGCATCACCTACTTTGAGTCCGCCCGCGCGTACTCCGGAAGCGAGAGCTACTACGGCGGTGCGCTGCAAGACAGGAGAGAGGAGATCTTTCTCGCAAGCAAGTCTCACGCGCGAGACAAAGAAGGTGCTTTTGCCCATCTGAGGCAAACGCTCAACGCGATGAAGACAGACTACCTGGACCTGTGGCAGATTCACGATGTGAGAACAGAAGAGGAGATGGAGGAGATTTTCGGGCCGGATGGCGCGCTACAGGCTTTTGTCGAGGCCAAGAGAAATGGAGACGTGCGTTTCATAGGGATTACCGGACATTATGACCCGTCTGTTCTGAGACGCTGTCTTCAGAAGTTTCATTTTGATACGGTACTCATGCCGGTCAATGCGGCTGAGCCTCACGATCAGAGTTTCCTGACAGAGGTTATTCCCGTGGCAGTCGCCAAACATATGGGGATTATCGGTATGAAAGCCTATTTCCGGGGCCTTGCTCAGCGTATCCCCTGGTACTCGGGAATGGAACGCTTCTTTCGTTTCGCGCTGACTCAGCCTGTTACCTCTGTAGTTATCGGATGCGACAACCTCATGCAGCTATCAGACAATGCGGAAATGGCGAGAAAGTTTCTGCCTATGTCTGACAAGGAAATGACTGAACTGATAGATGCGCTTGCGCCGTTCGCGCGACAGCTCATGTACTACAAACCTTGA
- a CDS encoding radical SAM protein — protein sequence MTTRQPFDFFVQWHLTERCNLKCAHCYQSGNCGKEMTFSGIKPVVAGVKEMVDAWEDAYDLSFSLSYNITGGEPFLRPDLYDVLSEIGKSRGEIYLLTNGTLITSSNASELAALRVRGVQVSIEGPEKIHDQVRGQGSFGKAMRGVGHLLEAGLTVTLNATLSRINAIYLMDLIDLASHAGVQRLGFSRLVPSGRGTALASEMLGADEVKRLYERALSTSRPGLEVITGDPVASQVHDGNGEDLGSTPTGGCAAGISGLTFLPDGTITPCRRMPVAIGNIQTDSLREVWAGSSVLNLLRDRKAYKGTCGICPRWANCRGCRAIAYAYARSQGREDILADDPQCFARHVAVLS from the coding sequence ATGACCACACGCCAACCATTTGATTTCTTCGTCCAGTGGCACCTGACGGAACGGTGTAATCTGAAATGCGCGCACTGTTACCAATCTGGAAATTGTGGAAAGGAGATGACTTTTTCTGGAATAAAGCCCGTCGTAGCCGGCGTGAAGGAAATGGTTGACGCATGGGAGGATGCGTACGATCTCTCGTTTTCCCTGAGCTACAACATTACCGGCGGTGAACCTTTTCTCCGCCCGGATCTTTATGATGTACTGAGTGAGATAGGGAAGAGCCGCGGTGAGATCTATTTACTCACAAACGGAACCTTGATCACGTCGTCGAACGCCTCTGAGCTTGCCGCGCTCAGGGTCCGAGGTGTTCAGGTCAGTATCGAGGGGCCCGAGAAGATTCACGATCAGGTGAGAGGTCAGGGGAGCTTCGGCAAGGCAATGCGCGGTGTGGGTCATCTGCTCGAGGCCGGCCTGACAGTTACTCTGAATGCCACTCTTTCGAGGATAAATGCCATCTACCTCATGGATCTCATAGACCTGGCATCGCACGCGGGCGTGCAAAGGCTTGGTTTCTCCCGTCTGGTGCCCTCGGGGCGGGGAACGGCTCTTGCCAGTGAAATGCTTGGTGCGGATGAAGTCAAGAGACTGTATGAAAGAGCACTGTCGACAAGCCGTCCCGGGCTTGAGGTTATCACAGGGGATCCTGTTGCGTCGCAAGTGCACGACGGTAACGGAGAGGATCTCGGATCAACGCCGACAGGTGGCTGCGCAGCAGGTATCTCGGGACTCACTTTTCTGCCCGACGGCACGATCACCCCGTGCAGACGGATGCCGGTGGCCATCGGGAATATACAAACCGATTCATTGCGGGAAGTCTGGGCAGGGTCAAGTGTTCTCAATCTTCTCCGTGACAGAAAAGCGTACAAGGGAACATGCGGCATCTGCCCCAGGTGGGCTAATTGCAGGGGATGCAGGGCGATAGCCTACGCCTATGCCCGATCACAAGGACGCGAGGACATACTTGCGGACGATCCTCAGTGTTTTGCAAGACACGTGGCAGTCCTGTCCTGA
- a CDS encoding ChaN family lipoprotein — protein MPELRVHTFIFLISLVLGASGVLKAANQESVDYFLKVSIDVHSSTIKGVASIRLKQGDTLLVETGSLRVRDLRLGGKQLNLPGHKERLSVAASRPGLLRIEYEAVFKPRIPSTPTRDLEYTSVIGEQGVSLTGTWYPRIDRLCRYHLSARLPQGFEAVSEADVIRKSREAGKTVFTFQFPYPLDQITLVGSDRYKVTKERHGRIDVFAYFFAAESDLVPTYMEQTRRYLQLYEGMLGPYPYKRFSVVENILPTGFSMPTFTLLGQDVVRLPFIPATSLGHEVLHQWFGNLVYVDYAKGNWAEGLTTYLADHLFEEQKNAGASYRKDLLIDYQSYVNKGNEFPLAEFRGRTDYASKAIGYGKAAMLFHMLKRRLGNNVFLSSLRYFVATHCHRQASWDDLRNSFEKESGKDLREYFEEWVHEKGLPDLTPEDTEAGGREGGWETRGTLVQWERPYSIDVPVTLISSEGSSAKTLSVEKRRTGFVMSSATFPDSLSMDPEYDLARKLGRREFPPVIARLLGSDKTIIVPSPTGSAIYADVVDAFLQRGALLAGSSSLTDAAMTDATLLLLGADNPVALGLFGPIKQEGGFSISVKENPLNPARVIAVLCADSKEEVTLAFNRIFHYGRYSRLAFQQGRNIARSVEATESGIRRDVVVIPQLDHATREALEQVIRHAAQKKIVYVGEAHDHFADHLVELEIIKGMHRSGPPVAIGMEMFPKSAQPALDDYVAGRIDERQFLKQSRYFTGWGFDYKLYRPILNYARAQGIPVVALNAEKELVRKIYRAGLNSLSPEEKSKLPASLDFSDRSYEEKLKSVFKEHEGWEKERFEFFYQAQVLWDETMAESIVAFLEAHPAYKMVVLAGSGHVANGSGIPRRVARRLASPSAIVLIASDVEKGAADYVVSPKAVAFEPAPKLMVFLKEESGKVIIQSFPADSISEKAGMKPGDVILAIDRVPVRSTDDAKIELLSHKKGDKVIISVLRHEPSGEEREIPLDLIL, from the coding sequence ATGCCTGAGCTGCGGGTTCATACATTTATCTTTCTTATCTCTCTCGTTCTCGGCGCAAGCGGAGTGCTCAAGGCGGCGAATCAAGAGTCGGTAGATTATTTCCTGAAGGTTTCTATTGATGTTCATTCGTCGACAATTAAAGGCGTCGCATCAATCAGGCTAAAGCAGGGAGATACTCTCCTCGTGGAGACCGGATCACTTCGGGTTCGCGATCTGCGTCTGGGAGGAAAACAGCTTAACCTGCCTGGGCATAAAGAAAGACTCTCCGTCGCTGCTTCGCGTCCCGGCCTTCTCCGTATAGAGTACGAAGCAGTTTTCAAACCCCGTATCCCGTCTACGCCCACACGAGACCTGGAATATACAAGCGTCATCGGCGAACAAGGGGTGTCCCTGACGGGGACATGGTATCCGCGCATAGACCGTTTGTGCCGCTATCACCTGAGCGCAAGGCTCCCGCAGGGTTTTGAGGCAGTTTCGGAAGCAGATGTCATCCGCAAGAGCCGGGAAGCAGGCAAAACAGTCTTCACCTTTCAATTTCCCTACCCCTTGGACCAGATCACCCTTGTGGGATCAGACCGCTACAAAGTGACAAAAGAGCGGCATGGACGCATTGATGTTTTTGCCTATTTCTTTGCTGCGGAATCGGACCTGGTACCTACCTACATGGAACAGACGCGCCGTTACCTTCAGCTGTATGAGGGGATGCTCGGCCCCTATCCCTACAAGAGATTTTCCGTTGTCGAGAATATACTTCCCACAGGTTTCTCCATGCCCACCTTTACCCTCCTCGGCCAGGATGTGGTGAGGCTGCCCTTTATCCCTGCAACGTCCCTCGGGCACGAGGTACTGCATCAATGGTTCGGAAATCTTGTCTACGTCGATTATGCCAAGGGGAACTGGGCGGAAGGATTGACTACATACCTGGCTGACCATCTTTTTGAAGAACAGAAAAACGCTGGTGCCTCTTACCGGAAAGACCTTCTCATTGACTATCAGAGTTACGTGAACAAAGGGAATGAATTTCCCCTTGCCGAGTTCAGGGGAAGAACCGATTACGCGTCAAAGGCCATCGGTTACGGCAAGGCCGCCATGCTGTTTCACATGCTGAAGAGAAGACTCGGGAACAACGTCTTCCTCAGCTCCTTGAGATACTTCGTCGCTACTCATTGCCATCGTCAAGCTTCGTGGGATGATCTGAGAAACTCGTTTGAAAAAGAGTCGGGGAAGGACCTGAGGGAGTATTTTGAGGAGTGGGTGCATGAAAAAGGTCTGCCGGACCTTACGCCGGAGGATACAGAGGCGGGCGGCAGAGAAGGCGGCTGGGAAACACGTGGCACGCTTGTTCAGTGGGAAAGGCCGTACAGTATCGATGTGCCGGTCACGTTGATCTCCAGCGAGGGAAGCAGTGCGAAAACGCTTTCTGTGGAAAAGAGGAGAACCGGCTTTGTCATGAGTTCTGCGACATTCCCCGATAGTTTATCCATGGACCCGGAGTATGACCTTGCACGAAAACTGGGCCGGCGTGAATTCCCACCAGTCATAGCGCGCCTGCTGGGCAGCGACAAGACCATAATCGTGCCTTCTCCGACAGGAAGTGCCATCTACGCCGACGTCGTTGACGCGTTTCTGCAGAGGGGCGCCCTGCTGGCAGGTAGCAGCTCTCTGACGGACGCAGCAATGACAGATGCAACCCTCCTTCTTCTTGGTGCCGACAATCCCGTTGCCCTGGGTCTCTTCGGCCCGATCAAACAAGAAGGTGGATTCAGCATCAGCGTGAAGGAAAATCCACTCAACCCTGCACGCGTCATAGCAGTGCTTTGTGCGGATTCGAAGGAGGAGGTGACGCTGGCCTTCAACAGGATTTTCCATTACGGCAGGTATAGTCGGCTGGCATTTCAGCAGGGGAGAAATATTGCACGAAGTGTTGAAGCAACCGAAAGCGGCATCAGGCGAGACGTTGTGGTGATTCCGCAACTGGATCATGCGACCCGTGAGGCACTGGAGCAGGTCATCAGGCACGCAGCCCAAAAAAAGATCGTCTACGTAGGCGAAGCGCACGATCATTTCGCCGATCATCTCGTCGAGCTTGAAATCATCAAAGGCATGCATCGATCGGGCCCCCCTGTTGCGATCGGCATGGAGATGTTTCCGAAATCGGCGCAGCCCGCGCTGGACGACTACGTCGCGGGCAGGATCGATGAACGGCAGTTTCTCAAGCAGAGCCGATATTTCACGGGGTGGGGGTTCGATTACAAACTCTACAGACCGATTCTCAACTACGCCCGCGCTCAAGGTATTCCTGTCGTGGCCCTCAATGCGGAGAAGGAACTGGTACGCAAGATTTACCGAGCGGGCCTGAACAGCCTCTCCCCGGAGGAAAAGAGTAAACTCCCCGCGAGTCTCGATTTTTCAGACAGGTCTTATGAAGAGAAACTAAAAAGCGTTTTCAAGGAGCACGAGGGCTGGGAAAAAGAGCGCTTTGAATTTTTTTATCAGGCACAGGTCCTCTGGGACGAGACTATGGCTGAGTCAATCGTGGCGTTCCTGGAAGCACACCCGGCTTATAAGATGGTGGTGCTTGCGGGGAGCGGGCATGTTGCCAATGGATCAGGGATACCACGCAGAGTCGCGCGCAGGTTGGCGTCCCCGTCAGCCATAGTGTTGATTGCATCCGACGTGGAAAAAGGGGCTGCGGATTATGTGGTGTCGCCAAAGGCAGTGGCCTTTGAGCCGGCGCCAAAGCTCATGGTCTTCTTGAAAGAAGAGAGCGGGAAAGTAATCATTCAGAGCTTTCCTGCAGATAGTATCTCTGAGAAAGCCGGAATGAAGCCGGGGGATGTGATCCTCGCCATCGACCGCGTGCCTGTGCGCTCAACAGATGATGCAAAGATAGAACTCCTTTCCCACAAGAAAGGGGATAAGGTAATCATTTCCGTGTTGCGCCATGAACCCTCAGGCGAGGAGAGGGAGATCCCTCTCGATCTCATCCTCTGA
- a CDS encoding 2-oxoacid:acceptor oxidoreductase subunit alpha gives MDYTLKIGGEAGQGVDTIGAILSKIFIRAGYFVFSHQDYESRIRGGHNFIQIRLSDREIAASRDVVDILVALDRQSILAHEKEISADGIVVYDAAALKEKFDRPSFFDVPFVELATSQGGSKIMANTVATGAVLGMLGMDLGTARDVIKDELKKKDAEVIKANLASVGAGHEFALRECVRCSFTLPPRGQKKLLMTGNEAVGLGAVLSGCKFYSAYPMTPSTGIFNFIASKALACGIVVEQAEDEIAAINMALGASFGGVRSMTSSSGGGFSLMVEGLSLAGMTETPVVIGLGQRPGPATGLPTRTEQGELLFALYAGHGEFPRLIFAPGTADEALRLTNKAFDLAEKYQVPAFILTDQYLADSAWSYEALNLDTLRKVDYRLRGEALQDPLSYKRHALTDSGVSPFAIPGDGPYLVVTDSDEHDEEGHIIEDAKTRREMVNKRVLKKLPAMRAEIAPPSFHGHDAPEVVLVGWGSTYGVLREVAERFAGRKVGMLHFSELCPFPGTEKFDFVTLLRRAKKTICVEHNAMGKFAALMRSETGYAFDAHVRKYDGRPFTVESLAGEIDGHLAGL, from the coding sequence TTGGATTACACGTTAAAAATAGGCGGCGAAGCAGGGCAAGGTGTCGACACGATCGGCGCCATCCTGTCAAAGATATTCATAAGGGCGGGATACTTCGTCTTCAGCCACCAGGATTACGAGTCGCGCATTCGTGGCGGGCACAATTTTATCCAGATACGTCTTTCGGATCGAGAAATAGCCGCGTCGCGGGACGTCGTGGACATCCTCGTTGCGCTTGATCGTCAGAGTATCCTTGCCCATGAAAAGGAGATTTCTGCTGACGGGATTGTTGTGTACGATGCAGCTGCTTTGAAGGAGAAATTTGACAGGCCTTCATTTTTCGATGTGCCGTTTGTGGAACTGGCCACGAGCCAGGGTGGAAGCAAAATCATGGCGAACACGGTCGCCACGGGGGCAGTGCTGGGCATGCTGGGCATGGACCTCGGAACCGCCCGGGATGTGATTAAAGACGAGTTGAAGAAGAAAGATGCAGAGGTCATCAAGGCAAACCTCGCTTCTGTTGGGGCCGGCCACGAATTCGCCCTTCGGGAATGTGTCCGCTGCTCATTTACACTTCCTCCTCGGGGCCAAAAGAAATTGCTCATGACCGGAAATGAAGCCGTGGGCCTGGGCGCAGTGCTCTCCGGCTGTAAATTTTACTCTGCATATCCCATGACCCCATCGACAGGTATCTTCAATTTCATAGCCAGTAAAGCACTCGCGTGCGGTATAGTTGTTGAGCAGGCAGAGGACGAGATAGCGGCCATCAACATGGCGCTCGGCGCCTCCTTTGGAGGCGTGAGGAGCATGACCTCCAGTTCAGGGGGAGGTTTTTCGTTGATGGTAGAAGGGCTCTCGCTTGCAGGCATGACCGAGACGCCCGTGGTCATAGGGCTTGGCCAAAGACCGGGACCTGCAACGGGACTTCCTACTCGCACCGAACAAGGAGAGTTGCTTTTTGCGCTCTACGCCGGTCACGGAGAATTTCCCCGCTTGATTTTCGCCCCGGGTACTGCCGACGAGGCTCTCCGCCTGACAAATAAAGCCTTCGACCTCGCCGAGAAATACCAGGTTCCTGCTTTCATCCTGACAGACCAATACCTTGCGGATTCCGCCTGGTCGTATGAAGCCCTCAACCTTGACACGCTGCGGAAAGTGGATTACAGGCTGCGCGGCGAGGCGCTTCAGGATCCCCTATCCTACAAAAGGCATGCGCTCACCGATAGCGGGGTATCGCCCTTTGCAATCCCAGGGGATGGGCCGTATCTCGTCGTGACCGACAGCGATGAGCATGACGAGGAGGGGCACATTATAGAAGATGCGAAGACGAGGCGCGAGATGGTGAATAAGCGGGTGCTCAAGAAATTGCCGGCTATGAGAGCCGAGATTGCGCCTCCGTCGTTTCATGGGCACGATGCGCCGGAAGTTGTACTGGTCGGCTGGGGTTCTACGTATGGAGTGTTGAGGGAGGTTGCGGAACGTTTTGCGGGCCGCAAAGTAGGCATGCTCCATTTCAGCGAGCTCTGTCCTTTTCCGGGCACGGAGAAGTTCGACTTCGTGACGCTCCTCAGAAGAGCGAAGAAGACAATTTGCGTTGAGCATAATGCTATGGGGAAATTTGCTGCCCTGATGCGATCAGAAACAGGATACGCGTTTGATGCTCATGTTCGGAAGTATGATGGACGTCCCTTCACCGTTGAAAGTCTGGCAGGAGAGATTGATGGCCACCTTGCAGGACTATGA
- a CDS encoding 2-oxoacid:ferredoxin oxidoreductase subunit beta, whose translation MATLQDYEGRTPAWCPGCGNFSIRRAFQEALLELGLEPHQFMVVSGIGQSGKFPHYIRCNTFNGLHGRSLPVATGVRLANHSLPVFVFCGDGDCYGEGGNHLLNAMRRNINVKLFVHDNQIYGLTKGQASPTSSEGTTSGTQPFGALSQPFNPMVLAVAMDSSFAARGFAGDLNHLKELMKESINHQGFSIVDILQPCVTFNKINTYDWYRKRCYPIEASHDPYDRLEAFKRALEFGERIPLGVLYKHQRPLFEEKVPVLREAPLVKQKSLFPRGEGMLEEFY comes from the coding sequence ATGGCCACCTTGCAGGACTATGAGGGCCGGACACCCGCGTGGTGCCCGGGCTGCGGTAATTTCTCTATCAGGAGAGCCTTCCAGGAGGCACTACTTGAGCTTGGCCTTGAACCTCACCAGTTTATGGTGGTCTCCGGGATAGGCCAGTCAGGGAAGTTCCCCCACTACATCAGATGCAATACCTTTAATGGTCTTCATGGGAGAAGCCTGCCCGTTGCTACGGGTGTGAGGCTGGCGAATCATTCCTTGCCGGTTTTTGTCTTTTGCGGTGACGGCGACTGCTATGGGGAAGGGGGAAATCATCTCCTGAATGCAATGAGACGAAACATCAACGTCAAACTTTTTGTCCACGACAACCAGATTTACGGCCTTACCAAGGGGCAAGCGTCACCCACGAGCAGTGAAGGAACAACCTCAGGCACACAGCCCTTCGGCGCCCTGTCGCAGCCGTTCAACCCTATGGTGCTGGCAGTTGCGATGGACAGCAGCTTTGCGGCCCGAGGTTTTGCAGGCGATCTCAATCATTTGAAGGAACTGATGAAAGAATCGATCAATCATCAGGGTTTCTCCATTGTTGATATCTTGCAGCCATGTGTGACCTTCAACAAGATTAATACGTACGACTGGTACAGGAAGAGGTGTTACCCTATTGAAGCGTCGCACGATCCTTATGACCGCCTGGAGGCTTTCAAAAGAGCTCTGGAGTTCGGTGAACGCATCCCCCTGGGCGTGCTCTACAAACATCAGCGGCCGCTGTTTGAGGAGAAGGTGCCGGTGCTAAGGGAGGCCCCGCTGGTAAAACAGAAATCTCTATTCCCCCGCGGGGAGGGAATGCTCGAGGAATTCTATTAG
- a CDS encoding flavin reductase encodes MDRVALQKCSYGMYVVCAAKDGKLNGQIVNTVFQITSEPPTVSVSINKQNLTHEYILAGKAFSVSILPEETPMSFIGRFGFKSGRDLDKLAGLNYKLGVTKAPVVLENAISYLECELVGSMDVGTHTIFIGKIVDAAVLQQGSPMTYEYYHRMKGGKAPKTAPTYVKEEITAAKPAEEKGGTMDKYVCTICGYVYDPAEGDPASGVKPGTSFESLPDSWVCPVCGAPKSAFEKSN; translated from the coding sequence ATGGATAGAGTGGCGCTACAGAAGTGCAGCTATGGTATGTATGTGGTTTGTGCGGCAAAGGATGGAAAGCTTAACGGGCAGATCGTGAATACCGTGTTTCAGATCACCTCGGAACCGCCCACGGTCTCGGTGAGTATCAACAAACAGAATCTAACCCACGAGTACATACTGGCAGGAAAGGCCTTTTCAGTGTCGATTCTGCCGGAGGAGACACCGATGTCGTTCATCGGCCGATTTGGTTTCAAGTCGGGTCGTGACCTCGACAAGCTGGCGGGCCTGAATTACAAGCTCGGTGTCACCAAGGCGCCCGTCGTATTGGAGAATGCGATAAGCTATCTGGAATGCGAGCTCGTCGGTAGTATGGATGTTGGAACGCATACTATTTTTATCGGCAAGATTGTGGACGCCGCTGTGCTGCAGCAGGGCTCGCCAATGACCTATGAATACTACCATAGGATGAAGGGTGGAAAAGCGCCTAAAACCGCACCTACATATGTGAAAGAGGAAATCACAGCCGCAAAGCCGGCGGAAGAAAAAGGGGGGACTATGGACAAGTATGTGTGCACTATCTGCGGTTATGTGTATGATCCTGCAGAGGGTGACCCTGCATCAGGAGTGAAGCCCGGTACATCATTTGAAAGCCTGCCGGACTCGTGGGTTTGTCCCGTGTGCGGGGCTCCCAAGAGCGCCTTCGAGAAGTCGAATTGA